One window of Parafrankia discariae genomic DNA carries:
- a CDS encoding CaiB/BaiF CoA transferase family protein encodes MAGVKMVEVAQFTFTPAAGGVLAEWGADVIKVEHAEAGDAQRGMVNHPKDGTFQPLMDHPNRGKRSIGLDLATPGGYEILLELCRDADVFLTNFLPAARARLHLDVADIRKANPDIIYVRGSAHGQRGPWAEKGGYDGSAFWCRMGSAWGVTPPDSPRVVTMPAGAYGDSTGGMTIAGGIAAALYGRATTGQTSVVDVSLMSVGAWAFALDLGNAALTGASKTPIPLNQTMMNTVGNPTVGHFRTSDGRWINFTMPQAFRYFADVCHHLGLDHLIDDPRFTTAEALRANAADAGQYIADAIAANTFAHWTEHLQTMEGPWAPIQNPHDILNDPQMHANGYLTTLTDSEGKPRQLVTNPVQFDNTPPHTRRAPLFAEHTDTLLHELGHTDDTIIKLKIDGAIT; translated from the coding sequence ATGGCGGGCGTCAAGATGGTCGAGGTCGCCCAGTTCACGTTCACTCCGGCGGCGGGGGGTGTCCTGGCCGAGTGGGGCGCCGATGTGATCAAGGTGGAGCACGCGGAGGCCGGGGACGCGCAGCGGGGGATGGTGAACCATCCCAAGGACGGCACGTTCCAGCCGCTGATGGATCATCCCAACCGGGGCAAGCGCAGTATCGGCCTGGACCTGGCGACCCCGGGCGGGTACGAGATCCTGCTCGAGCTGTGCCGGGACGCCGACGTGTTCCTGACGAACTTCCTGCCGGCCGCGCGGGCCCGGCTACACCTCGACGTCGCCGACATCCGCAAGGCCAACCCGGACATCATCTACGTGCGGGGCTCCGCGCACGGCCAGCGCGGGCCGTGGGCGGAGAAGGGCGGCTACGACGGGTCGGCGTTCTGGTGCCGGATGGGCAGCGCCTGGGGTGTCACCCCCCCGGACTCCCCCCGCGTGGTCACCATGCCCGCCGGCGCCTACGGCGACTCCACCGGCGGGATGACGATCGCCGGCGGGATCGCCGCCGCCCTCTACGGCCGCGCCACCACCGGGCAGACCTCCGTCGTCGACGTCTCCCTCATGTCCGTGGGAGCCTGGGCGTTCGCCCTCGACCTCGGCAACGCCGCGCTCACCGGCGCCAGCAAAACCCCGATCCCGCTCAACCAGACCATGATGAACACGGTCGGGAACCCCACCGTCGGCCACTTCCGCACCTCCGACGGCCGGTGGATCAACTTCACCATGCCCCAGGCGTTCCGCTACTTCGCCGACGTCTGCCACCACCTCGGTCTCGACCACCTCATCGACGACCCCCGCTTCACCACCGCCGAAGCCCTACGCGCCAACGCCGCCGACGCCGGCCAGTACATCGCCGACGCCATCGCCGCGAACACCTTCGCCCACTGGACCGAACACCTCCAGACCATGGAAGGCCCCTGGGCCCCCATCCAGAACCCCCACGACATCCTCAACGACCCCCAGATGCACGCCAACGGCTACCTCACCACCCTCACCGACAGCGAAGGCAAACCCCGCCAACTCGTCACCAACCCCGTCCAGTTCGACAACACACCCCCCCACACCCGCCGCGCCCCCCTCTTCGCCGAACACACCGACACCCTCCTCCACGAACTCGGCCACACCGACGACACCATCATCAAACTCAAAATCGACGGCGCCATCACCTGA